A part of Pantoea vagans genomic DNA contains:
- a CDS encoding ImcF-related family protein: MKLPLAPKTTEGRYLAVALIFFLLLAVMTFMVWKHPDIAGIEDGSQQQIYWLIAGGCISGCALIVSVVLLAAVRSAGKQEFNALVDNITGDDEKEKQENHKAPVHPAVAMCDRIRRHLRSRIGFHWRRKTRLLLISGDEAAIELLVPGLQEKQWLEGNRTVLIYGGSLTAEPDKEKYAALRKLRRGRPLDGIVRVMPRSLNLTPQISDNDLRGLEKISELLRYSTPVWLWQLCDSKWSQAKRTEQTVGASFPLRAKSDDISRQLELMLPALRTQGVSQVAENNGHDFLLRLGQHLKDGGIARWAQQLVPWLAASQQRVPLRGLMFSLPENKPASTAGETAGAAPADVEKYIPESQRHALTLPVTWQGIVDDCTRVRGRRVGMAWEQTVAWTLMAIIGVWGAGTLLSFAVNRLQIVSVAQQAHALVEHPSVSDYQLTALHTLRNDAGRLQHRIQEGAPWYQRFGLDHNQQLLDAMLPWYGVANNRLIRDSANAALTQKLSVLAGSAPGSDQRAQLAKPGYDQLKAWLMMARPDKADGAYYAQAMKAVQPTRIGISTGLWQSLSSDLWAFYISELPKQPQWKITPDAQLVSQSRQVLLQQIGRRNAESTLYENMLKSVRRNFADVSLEDMTSGTDARRLFTTEEVVPGMFTRQAWEGGIQQAIEKAANSRRDEIDWVLSESRKAVSSDLSPEALKARLTQRYFTDFAGSWLSFLNSLHWNPANNIADVTDQLTLMSDVRQSPLIALMNTLAWQGQTGQHSKGLSDSIIKSAKDLVGRKDKPAIDQSASGPQGPLDETFGPLLQLLGKNKGSNVMSADTSLSLQTYLTRITRVRLRLQQVASASDPQEMMQTLAQTVFQGKSVDLTDTQQYGSLISASLGEEWSGFGSTMFVQPLTQAWETVLQPSAASLNDKWSRSVVANWHTAFDERFPFAASKSDASLPMLAEFLRKDSGRIERFLTRELSGVLHKEGNQWVPDKVNSQGLSFNPAFLRAINQLSQVSDILFTDGSQGISFELQARPVPQVVETQLTIDGQKLHYFNQMADWQSFRWPGDTYKPGTMLTWTTVNAGARLFGDYSGTWGFIRWLDQGKHQQLDRSQWMMSLTAPDGRTLQWVLRSQLGKGPLALLDLRGFTLPDQIFSVDSAATAQALMASAGNSDMDGVE; the protein is encoded by the coding sequence GTGAAGCTACCTTTAGCCCCGAAGACTACGGAAGGCCGCTATCTTGCTGTCGCATTGATTTTCTTTTTGCTGTTAGCCGTTATGACTTTCATGGTCTGGAAGCATCCGGATATAGCCGGGATTGAAGACGGAAGTCAGCAGCAAATTTACTGGCTTATTGCCGGCGGATGTATTTCAGGCTGCGCCCTTATCGTATCAGTGGTACTTCTGGCGGCGGTACGCAGTGCCGGTAAGCAGGAGTTTAATGCGCTTGTCGACAATATCACCGGTGATGACGAGAAAGAGAAACAGGAAAATCATAAAGCGCCAGTTCATCCTGCAGTGGCCATGTGCGACAGGATTCGGAGACATCTGCGCTCCCGTATTGGATTTCACTGGCGTCGTAAAACCCGTCTGCTGTTAATCAGTGGCGATGAGGCGGCAATCGAACTGCTGGTACCTGGCCTGCAGGAAAAACAGTGGCTTGAAGGTAACCGTACCGTTCTGATTTACGGCGGCAGTCTGACTGCTGAGCCCGATAAGGAAAAATACGCCGCGCTGCGTAAACTGCGCCGCGGTCGTCCACTGGACGGTATTGTACGTGTCATGCCGCGGTCGCTTAATCTCACTCCGCAGATTAGTGATAACGATTTACGCGGACTGGAAAAAATCAGTGAACTGCTCCGTTATTCCACGCCGGTCTGGCTGTGGCAGTTGTGTGACAGCAAGTGGTCGCAGGCAAAACGCACTGAACAGACGGTAGGGGCCAGTTTCCCACTGCGTGCTAAGTCCGACGATATTAGCCGCCAGCTTGAGCTGATGCTGCCGGCCCTGCGAACGCAGGGCGTGAGTCAGGTCGCTGAGAACAATGGCCACGACTTCCTGCTGCGCCTGGGCCAGCACCTTAAAGACGGCGGCATCGCCCGCTGGGCTCAGCAACTGGTGCCATGGCTGGCTGCCTCTCAGCAGCGCGTTCCGCTGCGAGGCCTGATGTTTAGCCTGCCGGAGAATAAACCCGCCTCTACCGCAGGAGAAACAGCCGGTGCTGCACCTGCCGACGTTGAGAAATATATCCCGGAATCACAACGCCATGCGTTGACCCTGCCGGTAACCTGGCAGGGCATTGTGGATGACTGCACCCGCGTGCGTGGCCGCCGTGTTGGTATGGCCTGGGAACAGACGGTGGCTTGGACGCTGATGGCTATTATCGGTGTCTGGGGGGCAGGGACGCTGCTATCGTTTGCGGTCAACCGCCTGCAGATTGTCTCTGTGGCGCAGCAGGCGCATGCTCTGGTGGAGCATCCCTCCGTATCGGATTATCAGCTGACGGCTCTGCATACCCTGCGTAATGACGCAGGCCGCCTGCAGCACCGTATTCAGGAAGGCGCGCCATGGTATCAGCGCTTCGGTCTGGACCATAATCAGCAGCTGCTCGACGCGATGCTGCCCTGGTACGGCGTGGCGAACAATCGCCTGATCCGCGACTCGGCAAATGCCGCCCTGACGCAGAAGCTCAGCGTGCTGGCTGGCTCCGCTCCCGGCAGCGACCAGCGTGCACAGCTGGCGAAGCCAGGCTATGACCAGCTGAAGGCCTGGCTGATGATGGCCCGTCCGGATAAAGCCGATGGTGCGTATTACGCTCAGGCCATGAAAGCCGTGCAGCCGACGCGCATTGGCATCTCAACCGGCCTGTGGCAGAGCCTGTCGTCGGATTTATGGGCGTTCTATATCTCCGAATTACCAAAACAGCCGCAGTGGAAAATTACGCCTGATGCGCAACTGGTAAGCCAGAGCCGTCAGGTGCTGTTGCAGCAGATAGGCCGCCGAAACGCAGAAAGCACGCTGTATGAAAACATGCTCAAATCCGTGCGCCGTAACTTTGCCGATGTGTCTCTGGAAGACATGACCAGTGGTACTGATGCCCGCCGTCTGTTCACCACCGAGGAAGTGGTGCCGGGCATGTTCACCCGCCAGGCATGGGAAGGGGGCATTCAGCAGGCTATCGAAAAGGCCGCAAATTCCCGCCGGGATGAAATTGACTGGGTACTGAGTGAGAGCCGGAAAGCGGTTTCCTCAGACCTTTCGCCGGAAGCTCTGAAAGCGCGCTTGACGCAACGTTACTTCACCGATTTTGCCGGTAGCTGGCTGAGCTTCCTTAACAGCCTGCACTGGAATCCGGCAAACAACATTGCTGACGTTACCGACCAGCTGACGTTGATGAGTGATGTCCGCCAGTCGCCACTGATTGCCCTGATGAATACCCTCGCCTGGCAGGGGCAGACTGGCCAGCACAGCAAAGGCCTTTCTGATTCCATCATTAAATCGGCTAAAGACCTCGTGGGCAGAAAAGACAAGCCTGCGATTGACCAGTCTGCGTCAGGGCCGCAGGGGCCACTCGATGAAACCTTTGGCCCGCTGCTTCAGCTTCTGGGTAAAAACAAAGGTAGCAATGTGATGTCGGCTGACACCTCTCTGAGCCTGCAGACGTATCTGACCCGCATCACCCGCGTGCGCCTGCGTCTGCAACAGGTGGCCAGCGCCTCTGATCCGCAGGAAATGATGCAGACCCTTGCGCAGACCGTATTCCAGGGTAAAAGTGTGGATCTGACCGACACCCAGCAGTACGGCAGTCTGATTTCGGCAAGCCTTGGCGAAGAGTGGAGCGGTTTTGGCAGCACGATGTTTGTTCAGCCACTGACCCAGGCCTGGGAGACTGTGCTTCAGCCCTCGGCGGCGAGCCTGAATGATAAATGGAGCCGTTCCGTAGTGGCGAACTGGCACACTGCCTTTGATGAGCGTTTTCCGTTCGCTGCGAGTAAAAGTGATGCCTCTCTGCCGATGCTGGCTGAGTTTTTACGTAAAGACAGTGGACGTATTGAGCGTTTCCTGACGAGAGAGCTCAGCGGTGTACTGCATAAAGAGGGCAATCAGTGGGTACCGGATAAGGTTAACAGCCAGGGGCTGAGCTTTAACCCGGCCTTCCTGCGTGCCATTAACCAGCTAAGCCAGGTGTCGGACATCCTGTTTACTGATGGCAGCCAGGGGATCAGCTTTGAGCTGCAGGCGCGTCCGGTGCCGCAGGTAGTGGAAACCCAGTTAACCATTGATGGACAAAAGCTGCACTACTTCAACCAGATGGCCGACTGGCAAAGTTTCCGCTGGCCGGGAGACACCTACAAGCCGGGGACGATGCTAACCTGGACTACGGTCAACGCCGGCGCACGCCTGTTCGGAGATTACAGCGGGACCTGGGGCTTTATTCGCTGGCTGGACCAGGGTAAGCACCAGCAGCTTGACCGCAGCCAGTGGATGATGAGCTTAACCGCTCCGGACGGTCGAACCCTGCAGTGGGTATTGCGCTCACAACTCGGAAAAGGTCCGCTGGCACTGCTGGATCTGCGTGGTTTCACGCTGCCGGATCAGATATTCAGTGTCGACAGCGCGGCCACCGCGCAGGCGCTGATGGCCAGTGCAGGAAACAGTGACATGGATGGAGTCGAATAA